The Vicia villosa cultivar HV-30 ecotype Madison, WI linkage group LG1, Vvil1.0, whole genome shotgun sequence genome includes a region encoding these proteins:
- the LOC131649280 gene encoding uncharacterized protein LOC131649280 yields MAPPMKTGRRNLSYTFLEPNLDSLGCLAKKITPDESTEFRKRYGYILSLLKMPFTKYEQEGVHTLLQFYNPSLRCFTFTDYLLVPTLEEYSLFLGVPIKNEVPYYNTMKAPDSIEIAKALYLSKSVVEANLTKKGGGLGFRMEFLVKRGCDAAEAKEWDTFRAILALSIYGIMMFSDVPDFVDMNAIHLFILQNPVPTLLGDVYHSIHHRNSQKGGLVRCCAPLLYRWFRSHLPERGAFVDNRHTSKWAERIMGLRAKDIVCYNRSLEDMEVIMSCGKFKNVPLIGLRGGINYNPVLARRTYEYAFISPPEQTEIAENIFYHSATNIGQMAEAVQAWKSICWRDKKHFGQRDCATYEDYTEWVKTVANTQGMPFPPKDPLYLPAGVQPDIG; encoded by the coding sequence ATGGCTCCACCAATGAAGACTGGTAGACGCAACCTCTCCTACACCTTCCTGGAACCGAATCTGGATTCCCTTGGGTGTTTAGCAAAGAAGATTACGCCAGATGAGTCAACTGAGTTCCGAAAGAGATATGGGTACATTCTGAGCcttctcaagatgccgttcaccaaGTATGAGCAAGAGGGAGTTCACACTTTGCTTCAGTTCTATAATCCTTCCCTTCGATGCTTCACATTCACCGACTACCTTTTGGTTCCAACACTGGAAGAGTACTCCCTATTTCTTGGCGTCCCTATAAAGAATGAAGTACCATACTATAACACCATGAAAGCTCCTGATTCCATTGAAattgctaaggctctttatttgagcaagtcggtCGTGGAAGCAAATCTCACCAAGAAGGGAGGAGGTCTTGGTTTCCGCATGGAGTTCCTGGTTAAGAGGGGGTGTGATGCTGCTGAAGCGAAAGAGTGGGACACATTTAGAGCTATACTGGCTCTAAGTATCTATGGTATCATGATGTTCTCGGACGTGCCTGATTTTGTTGATATGAATGCCATTCACCTGTTCATTCTGCAGAATCCTGTTCCTACACTTCTGGGGGATGTTTATCATTCCATTCATCACAGGAATAGTCAAAAGGGAGGTTTAGTTAGATGCTGTGCTCCGCTGCTATACCGTTGGTTCAGATCACATTTGCCTGAACGTGGAGCCTTCGTTGATAATAGGCACACATCTAAATGGGCTGAGAGGATTATGGGGCTTAGAGCCAAAGACATTGTCTGCTACAATAGATCTTTGGAGGATATGGAAGTTATTATGAGTTGCGGAAAGTTCAAAAATGTACCTCTCATAGGTCTTAGAGGTGGGATCAACTATAATCCTGTCCTGGCTAGGAGAACATACGAATATGCTTTTATTAGTCCTCCAGAGCAAACAGAGATTGCTGAGAATATTTTCTATCATTCAGCCACCAACATTGGACAAATGGCAGAAGCTGTGCAAGCCTGGAAGAGCATTTGTTGGAGAGATAAGAAGCATTTTGGTCAGAGAGACTGTGCAACTTATGAAGACTATACTGAGTGGGTCAAAACTGTGGCTAATACCCAAGGGATGCCTTTCCCTCCTAAGGATCCATTGTATCTTCCTGCTGGTGTACAACCCGACATTGGTTGA